The Neovison vison isolate M4711 chromosome 10, ASM_NN_V1, whole genome shotgun sequence genome has a segment encoding these proteins:
- the CHML gene encoding rab proteins geranylgeranyltransferase component A 2, whose protein sequence is MADQLPTEFDVVIIGTGLPESILAAACSRSGQRVLHLDSRSYYGGNWASFSFSGLLSWLKEYQQNSAIAEESTASWQGLIHETEEAVTLRKKDETIQHTEVFCYASQDVDDGVEEMEALQKSPSSATSSATPDPLHSACLPGETHSLHAASYETPAKDTPKSGEVSLEVTDVEDTLAKEEYCGDETRTPAVSDGDEDGKKPVEKDSTDRPKRKKITYSQIVKESRRFNIDLVSKLLYSQGLLIDLLIKSNVSRYAEFKNVTRILAFREGKVEQVPCSRADVFNSKELTMVEKRILMKFLTFCLDYEQHPDQYQAFVQCSFSEYLQTKKLTPNLQHFVLHSIAMTESSCSTIDGLKATKNFLRCLGRFGNTPFLFPLYGQGEIPQCFCRMCAVFGGIYCLRHKVQCLVVDKDSGKCKAIIDHLGQRINAKYFIVEDSYLSEETCSNVQYKQISRAVLITDQSILKADSDQQISILVVPPVESGTCAVRVTELCSSTMTCMKDTYLVHLTCSSSKTAREDLESVVKKLFTPYSETEVDQEECTKPRLLWALYFNMRDSSGISRSSYEGLPSNVYVCSGPDCALGSEHAVKQAETLFQEMFPNEEFCPPPPNPEDIIFDGDDKQPEAPGANNIIMAKVDSSEGSKNPESPEKQLQN, encoded by the coding sequence ATGGCGGACCAGCTTCCCACAGAGTTTGATGTGGTCATCATAGGGACGGGTCTGCCTGAATCCATCCTTGCAGCTGCGTGTTCAAGAAGTGGCCAGAGGGTTCTGCATCTTGATTCCAGAAGCTACTATGGAGGAAACTGGGCAAGTTTCAGCTTTTCGGGATTGCTCTCCTGGTTGAAGGAGTATCAGCAAAACAGTGCCATTGCGGAAGAAAGTACTGCCTCGTGGCAAGGCCTGATCCATGAAACAGAAGAAGCTGTCACTCTTCGCAAGAAGGACGAAACCATCCAGCACACGGAAGTGTTTTGTTATGCCAGTCAGGATGTGGATGACGGTGTTGAAGAGATGGAGGCTCTGCAGAAAAGTCCTTCCTCAGCAACATCCAGCGCCACCCCTGACCCTCTGCATTCCGCATGCTTGCCTGGAGAAACACACTCGTTGCATGCTGCTAGCTATGAAACGCCCGCCAAAGACACTCCAAAAAGTGGTGAAGTGTCACTGGAAGTAACTGATGTCGAGGACACCTTGGCAAAGGAAGAGTACTGTGGAGATGAAACCCGTACACCCGCAGTTTCAGATGGAGATGAAGATGGAAAGAAGCCGGTAGAGAAAGACAGCACTGACCgaccaaagagaaagaagattaCTTACTCTCAAATAGTTAAAGAAAGCAGGAGGTTTAATATTGATTTGGTATCAAAGCTGCTATATTCTCAAGGATTGCTAATTGATCTCTTAATCAAATCAAATGTTAGTCGTTATGCAGAATTTAAAAACGTCACTAGGATTCTTGCGTTCCGGGAAGGAAAAGTAGAACAGGTGCCTTGTTCCAGAGCAGATGTCTTTAATAGCAAAGAACTCACTATGGTTGAAAAGAGGATCCTGATGAAATTTCTTACGTTTTGTTTAGACTATGAACAACATCCTGATCAATACCAAGCTTTTGTGCAATGCTCGTTTTCAGAGTACTTACAAACTAAAAAATTAACCCCCAACCTCCAACATTTTGTGCTGCATTCGATTGCAATGACAGAATCATCTTGCAGTACCATAGATGGCCTTAAAGCAACGAAAAACTTCCTTCGCTGTCTTGGACGGTTTGGCAACACcccctttttatttcccttgtatGGGCAAGGAGAAATTCCCCAGTGTTTCTGCAGGATGTGTGCAGTTTTTGGTGGAATCTATTGTCTTCGTCACAAAGTCCAATGCCTGGTAGTTGACAAAGATTCTGGAAAATGTAAAGCAATTATAGATCACTTAGGTCAAAGAATAAATGCTAAATACTTTATTGTGGAGGACAGTTACCTTTCTGAGGAAACCTGCTCAAATGTGCAGTATAAGCAGATCTCCAGGGCAGTGCTCATTACGGATCAGTCTATACTAAAGGCAGATTCAGATCAGCAGATTTCCATTTTGGTAGTGCCTCCAGTGGAATCAGGAACATGTGCCGTTCGTGTCACCGAATTATGTTCTTCGACCATGACGTGCATGAAAGACACCTATCTGGTACATCTGACCTGTTCATCTTCTAAAACAGCAAGAGAAGACTTAGAGTCAGTAGTGAAGAAATTATTCACCCCATACAGTGAAACAGAAGTAGACCAGGAAGAATGTACAAAGCCAAGACTCTTGTGGGCTCTTTACTTCAATATGAGAGACTCCTCAGGCATCAGCAGAAGCTCCTATGAGGGCTTACCTTCCAATGTTTACGTCTGCTCTGGGCCTGACTGCGCCCTGGGAAGCGAGCATGCGGTCAAGCAAGCTGAAACGCTTTTCCAGGAGATGTTTCCCAATGAAGAATTCTGCCCCCCGCCTCCAAATCCGGAAGATATTATCTTTGATGGTGATGATAAGCAACCAGAGGCTCCTGGAGCCAATAATATAATCATGGCCAAAGTAGACTCCTCTGAGGGAAGCAAAAACCCAGAAAGCCCAGAGAAGCAACTTCAAAACTAG
- the OPN3 gene encoding opsin-3 isoform X2 has product MYSGNRSGGQGHWEGGGAADAEGPGAAGTLSPAPLFSPGTYERLAPLLGCIGLLGAGNNLLVLVLYSKFPRLRTPTHLLLVNVSLSDLLVSVFGVTFTFVSCLRNGWVWDTVGCVWDGFSSSLFEKSSSHKCMCDAF; this is encoded by the exons ATGTACTCGGGGAACCGTAGCGGCGGCCAGGGCCACTGGGAGGGCGGCGGGGCCGCGGACGCCGAGGGGCCGGGAGCGGCGGGGACGCTGAGCCCCGCGCCGCTCTTCAGCCCGGGCACCTACGAGCGCCTGGCGCCGCTGCTCGGCTGCATCGGGCTGCTGGGCGCCGGCAACAACCTGCTGGTGCTCGTCCTCTACTCCAAGTTCCCGCGGCTCCGCACGCCCACCCACCTCCTGCTGGTCAACGTCAGCCTCAGCGACCTGCTGGTGTCCGTCTTCGGGGTCACCTTTACCTTCGTGTCCTGCCTGCGGAACGGCTGGGTCTGGGACACCGTGGGCTGCGTGTGGGACGGGTTTAGCAGCAGCCTCTTCG agAAGAGTTCCAGTCACAAATGCATGTGTGATGCATTTTGA